A window from Bacteroidales bacterium encodes these proteins:
- a CDS encoding site-specific DNA-methyltransferase: protein MKRLNGTETSAFGTNGRINHDSSKFYNSKLYSELEGKEVLDKKEYELPEEFINKLILGSAENMKELPNNSIHLMITSPPYNVSKEYDDDLSLKEYLQLLENSFKETYRVLVNGGRACINVANLGRKPYIPLSDYISKIMLDIGFNMRGEIIWNKAASASPSTAWGSWQSAANPILRDIHEYILVFSKGDYKREKGEKGNTISKEQFMEWTKSIWTMNAESARRIGHPAPFPLELPFRLIQLYSFENDIILDPFIGSGTTAISALKSKRNYVGYDISKEYIELAEKRIEPFKTQTKIAFNLTKIEEEPQTANMVLLSAGVHKKSKV from the coding sequence ATGAAAAGATTAAACGGAACAGAAACAAGTGCTTTTGGAACAAATGGGAGAATTAATCACGATAGTTCGAAGTTTTATAACTCAAAACTATATTCGGAATTAGAAGGAAAAGAAGTTTTAGATAAAAAAGAATATGAATTACCTGAAGAATTTATCAACAAATTAATTCTTGGTTCTGCTGAAAACATGAAAGAGTTACCTAACAACTCTATTCATTTAATGATTACCTCCCCACCGTATAATGTTTCAAAAGAATATGACGATGACCTTTCATTAAAAGAATATTTACAGCTTCTTGAAAACTCTTTTAAAGAAACATATCGAGTTTTGGTTAACGGTGGACGAGCATGCATTAATGTAGCCAACCTTGGACGTAAACCATATATACCATTATCAGACTACATTTCAAAGATAATGCTTGACATTGGTTTCAATATGCGAGGAGAAATCATTTGGAATAAAGCAGCAAGTGCGAGCCCTTCAACAGCATGGGGCAGTTGGCAAAGCGCAGCTAATCCAATACTACGAGATATTCATGAATATATTTTGGTATTTTCAAAAGGCGACTATAAAAGAGAAAAAGGCGAAAAAGGAAATACAATTTCAAAGGAACAATTTATGGAATGGACAAAGTCCATTTGGACAATGAATGCAGAAAGTGCAAGACGAATTGGACATCCAGCACCATTTCCACTTGAATTACCTTTTCGATTGATTCAACTTTATTCTTTTGAAAACGATATTATACTTGACCCATTTATTGGTAGTGGAACAACTGCAATATCTGCATTAAAATCTAAGAGGAATTACGTTGGATATGACATAAGCAAAGAATACATTGAACTTGCAGAAAAAAGAATTGAACCATTTAAGACACAAACAAAAATAGCATTTAACTTGACAAAGATTGAAGAAGAGCCACAAACCGCTAACATGGTGTTGCTATCAGCGGGGGTTCACAAAAAGTCGAAAGTGTAA